In the genome of Hymenobacter cellulosivorans, one region contains:
- the moaC gene encoding cyclic pyranopterin monophosphate synthase MoaC produces MSDSSRSLTHLNAAGQPAMVDVGAKIPTRRVARARSRVLLGREILSLVQQGDLPTRKGPVFQTAILAGIMAAKKTADLIPLCHPLGLDDCQVQIEVVSEEAIHIICTATVTGKTGVEMEALTGASVAALTVYDMCKALSHDIVIQETRLLDKTGGKSDFHHVD; encoded by the coding sequence ATGTCCGATTCTTCCCGCTCCCTGACCCACCTCAACGCCGCCGGCCAGCCCGCCATGGTCGACGTGGGCGCCAAAATCCCAACCCGCCGCGTGGCCCGGGCCCGCAGCCGGGTGCTGTTGGGCCGCGAAATCCTGAGCTTGGTGCAACAGGGCGACTTGCCCACCCGCAAGGGTCCGGTGTTCCAGACGGCTATTCTGGCCGGCATTATGGCTGCCAAGAAAACCGCCGACCTGATTCCGCTCTGCCACCCGCTCGGCCTCGACGACTGCCAGGTGCAGATTGAAGTGGTTAGCGAGGAGGCCATCCACATCATTTGCACGGCTACCGTAACGGGCAAGACCGGAGTCGAAATGGAAGCCCTGACCGGCGCTTCGGTGGCGGCCCTGACCGTGTACGACATGTGCAAGGCTCTTTCCCACGATATTGTGATTCAAGAAACCCGCCTGCTGGACAAAACCGGCGGCAAAAGCGACTTTCATCATGTCGACTAA